A window from Vanessa atalanta chromosome 16, ilVanAtal1.2, whole genome shotgun sequence encodes these proteins:
- the LOC125070109 gene encoding U-Kazal-Dg21.2-like, with the protein MDLRENGVLNIEDIVVWMKLSEIAKSLSQECQIDCPVENENMVCAFEIKKSAYKMFPSKCAMEGFAKCYDMDFVRTPLRYCIKEHFASTRRMYGESCPVFCPSHYRPVCGASKYRDYLYRTFTNGCYLDMINCRGDDDFTGYVEVPLQFCQRHLMKNIFKEKLIMSNAYDHRDY; encoded by the exons ATGGATTTGAgagaaaatggcgttttgaacatcgAGGACATTGTTGTATGGATGAAGTTAAGTG AAATTGCAAAATCACTCAGCCAAGAATGTCAAATAGATTGCCCCGTTGAAAATGAAAACATGGTTTGTGCCTTTGAAATCAAAAAGAGCGCCTACAAAATGTTTCCTAGCAAATGCGCAATGGAGGGTTTTGCTAAATGTTATGATATgg ATTTTGTGAGGACGCCGCTGAGATATTGTATAAAGGAACATTTCGCATCAACACGACGCATGTACGGCGAATCTTGTCCCGTGTTCTGCCCCAGTCATTACCGACCCGTATGCGGTGCTTCTAAATACAGAGATTATTTGTACAGGACTTTCACTAACGGTTGTTATCTAGATATGATTAATTGCAGAGGAGACGACGATTTCACAG GTTACGTCGAAGTTCCACTACAATTCTGCCAAAGACatctaatgaaaaatatattcaaagaaaaaCTCATAATGTCAAATGCCTACGACCATCgcgattattaa